A single window of Nicotiana tomentosiformis chromosome 1, ASM39032v3, whole genome shotgun sequence DNA harbors:
- the LOC138908940 gene encoding uncharacterized protein translates to MASYEALYRRQCCSPVGWFEYEEARLLGTDLVCDALENVKLIQERLCTVRFRKKSYADMKARDVAFMVLERVGEVAYRLTLLPSLLGVHMVFYDSMLLKYYEDPSHMLDFSSVQLDKDLSYAEELMAILDRQVRKLRSKNIASVKVQGRGQRIEEETWETEHNIRSRYPHFLAL, encoded by the exons ATGGCTTCGTAcgaggccttatataggaggcAATGTtgttctccggttggttggtttgagtatgaagaggctaggttgttgggcactgatttggtttgtgatgctttggagaatgtgaagttgattcaggagcggctttgtACAGTGCGGtttaggaaaaagagttatgctgatatgaaggctcgtgatgtggcattcatg gttcttgagagagttggtgaagtGGCCTATAGACTTACTTTGCTACCCAGCTTATTAGGAGTTCATATGGTATTCTATGATTCCATGCTCCTAAAGTACTATGAGGATCCGTcacatatgttagatttcagctcggtgcaattggataaggatttgtcttatgcTGAGGAGctgatggctattttggataggcaggtccgaaagttgaggtcgaagaacattgcatcGGTGAAGGTTCAAGGGAGAGGTCAACGAATCGAGGAggaaacttgggagaccgagcataatATACGAAGCCGatatcctcattttttggcactTTAG
- the LOC104109672 gene encoding uncharacterized protein, with product MVRLRSILLFILLFKSFGSIIIAEQSEEEFSEALLLRPLPDRKVLAHFHFESKIPPTRTHGPHHSLFPKSIYQLVHKFRVREMELSFTQGRWNYGRWGGYDPISSRNAKPPGVELWATFDVPQHQVDASWRNLTHALSGLFCASINFLESSTAYSAPQWSFKSFAANVRYGTLPREAVCTENLTPWLKLLPCRDKAGLSALMDRPSIYRGFYHSQRLHFVSNEFDLAEASSGMVLEQTLTIVLQPVTLGSGMTSSVGSIRQPSWSLSSLFGRKVSGRCVLSNTSNVYVQLEPNLVSELKSTSEMQQESDVKNLISQAWSDMSFEMSDSPVRVVKEVYGFHKESSLLYEYSLANSSDSRPFDLEFRWKRPVTWSSQLAPYQASRFLMGSGNERGAIAISLKSVGRSEYTDSSEDEEGRCSLRVDVFQVVPWYVKVYFHTLKVYLDERLHSLADVVERTNVSPSEDKVSPGLMEIALRFPCDVNSVILTLEFDKGFLHIDEYPPDANQGFDIPSALIRFPEIKTKLHLFEDKSACKSPLISKLQEESPVLWYTEVLLVPLTTPDFSMPYNVITITCTVFALYFGSLLNALRRRVEEEERLLKSKATKDSGPIGVLLSKLSAKLRGKPLEPPKSSTLSSSKVSYKLILRVILVAGIAAAWQYFG from the exons ATGGTTCGATTAAGATCAATTTTGCTATTTATTCTGCTCTTTAAGAGCTTCGGGTCTATTATTATTGCCGAACAAAGTGAAGAAGAGTTCTCAGAAGCACTGTTGTTGAGGCCATTACCAGATCGTAAAGTGTTGGCGCATTTTCACTTCGAAAGTAAAATCCCCCCAACTCGCACTCATGGCCCCCACCACAGTCTCTTCCCCAAATCCATTTATCAGCTG GTTCATAAATTTAGAGTTCGAGAAATGGAGCTGTCCTTCACACAAGGTCGCTGGAATTATGGACGCTGGGGTGGATACGACCCCATTTCAAGTAGAAATGCGAAACCACCTGGAGTTGAACTGTGGGCTACTTTTGATGTTCCACAACATCAGGTCGACGCTTCTTGGAGAAATTTAACCCATGCTCTTTCAGGGCTCTTTTGTGCTTCCATTAACTTCCTAGAGTCATCAACTGCATATTCTGCTCCTCAGTGGAGCTTCAAGTCATTTGCTGCAAATGTCAGGTACGGCACATTGCCCCGTGAGGCTGTTTGCACAGAGAACCTCACTCCATGGCTAAAGTTGCTTCCTTGCCGAGACAAAGCTGGGCTTTCTGCACTGATGGACAGACCTTCTATCTACCGAGGATTTTATCACTCTCAGAGATTGCATTTTGTCTCGAATGAATTTGATCTAGCTGAAGCAAGTTCCGGAATGGTGCTTGAACAGACACTTACCATTGTTCTTCAACCGGTTACTTTAGGAAGTGGCATGACATCATCTGTTGGCTCAATACGACAGCCAAGTTGGTCATTGAGCTCGTTGTTTGGACGAAAAGTTAGTGGAAGGTGTGTTCTTTCAAATACTAGTAATGTGTATGTCCAATTAGAGCCAAATTTGGTGTCAGAGTTGAAGAGTACTTCAGAGATGCAACAAGAATCTGATGTTAAGAATTTGATATCTCAAGCTTGGAGTGACATGAGCTTTGAAATGTCTGATTCCCCAGTTAGGGTAGTTAAAGAAGTTTATGGCTTTCACAAGGAGTCATCCCTTCTATATGAATATTCTCTAGCAAATAGCAGTGATTCAAGGCCATTTGACTTGGAGTTCAGGTGGAAGCGTCCCGTGACTTGGTCATCTCAACTGGCACCTTATCAGGCTAGCAGGTTCCTTATGGGAAGTGGGAATGAAAGGGGTGCAATAGCCATCTCCTTGAAATCTGTAGGAAGAAGTGAGTATACCGATTCTTCTGAAGATGAGGAAGGAAGATGCTCGTTACGCGTTGATGTGTTCCAAGTTGTGCCTTGGTATGTCAAGGTTTATTTCCACACGCTCAAAGTGTATCTGGATGAACGTCTGCATAGTTTAGCAGATGTCGTAGAAAGGACAAATGTCTCGCCTTCTGAAGACAAGGTTTCTCCTGGGCTAATGGAAATAGCATTGCGATTTCCCTGTGATGTGAACTCGGTGATATTGACATTGGAGTTTGATAAG GGTTTTCTTCACATCGATGAGTATCCTCCAGATGCTAATCAGGGTTTTGACATTCCATCAGCTTTAATCAGGTTTCCCGAGATCAAAACAAAGCTGCATTTATTTGAGGATAAATCTGCTTGCAAGTCACCTCTCATATCCAAGCTACAG GAAGAAAGCCCTGTTCTATGGTACACAGAAGTATTGCTTGTACCCTTGACCACTCCTGATTTTAGCATGCCATACAATGTCATCACAATTACATGCACTGTATTTGCTCTATATTTTGGATCACTTCTTAATGCGTTACGTAGGCGTGTCGAAGAGGAGGAGAGGCTTCTGAAAAGTAAAG CTACCAAGGACAGTGGTCCAATAGGCGTGCTATTGTCCAAACTATCAGCTAAATTGAGGGGAAAACCGCTGGAACCACCGAAATCGTCCACATTGTCATCATCAAAAGTCAGTTATAAGCTGATTCTCAGAGTGATACTGGTGGCGGGTATTGCTGCTGCTTGGCAGTACTTTGGATAA